A window from Methylococcus mesophilus encodes these proteins:
- a CDS encoding multidrug effflux MFS transporter codes for MATPPTGTSRVSPTRVVLILGLLCAFPPLATDMYLPAFPQMAQAFGVGGGAIEATLSVFFIGLAVGQAIYGPLIDRYGRRSPLLIGIALYVLSSSLCLVTSRIEPFIGLRFLQAVGGCAGMIVGRAIVSDLFDERESARVLSLMLVVMTLAPILSPVLGGQILAVSSWQAIFAVMLAFGLAGALLVWFGLPESLPASRRRNDGLAGIAQGYWNLLCTRGFIAPTLVGGLAQACMFAFITGSPLVFIGLYGVGEQAYGGLFAAIAAGLILAAQGNRIALKHWSPAALLGAALALNAVSGAVLVAIAGHNSLTALLAPLWFSIASLGFIGANATTIAMAASGPYLGSASALIGVVQFGCAFLVSSLVAGHQNGTAYPMSLAIAGSGLSAGLVWLAFWPGRPKPVPEAMPAGKKRRQRQDKPRQAAL; via the coding sequence ATGGCGACACCTCCTACCGGAACATCGCGCGTATCTCCCACCCGAGTGGTCCTAATTCTGGGGCTGCTATGCGCCTTTCCGCCGCTGGCGACCGATATGTACCTGCCCGCGTTCCCGCAGATGGCCCAGGCTTTCGGGGTCGGGGGCGGCGCCATCGAGGCGACACTGTCGGTGTTCTTCATCGGGCTCGCCGTGGGCCAGGCGATCTACGGGCCGCTGATCGACCGCTACGGCCGCCGCAGCCCCTTGCTGATCGGCATCGCACTCTACGTGCTGAGTTCGTCCCTGTGCCTGGTGACGAGCCGGATCGAACCGTTCATAGGACTGCGTTTCCTGCAGGCCGTCGGCGGCTGCGCAGGCATGATCGTCGGCCGCGCCATCGTCAGCGATCTGTTCGATGAGCGCGAAAGCGCACGGGTGCTGTCGTTGATGTTGGTGGTGATGACCCTGGCGCCGATCCTGTCTCCGGTATTGGGTGGCCAGATCCTGGCCGTTTCATCATGGCAGGCGATTTTCGCCGTCATGCTGGCCTTCGGCCTGGCCGGCGCTCTGCTGGTCTGGTTCGGACTGCCGGAATCCCTGCCGGCCAGCCGCAGACGGAACGACGGTCTGGCCGGCATCGCGCAAGGCTACTGGAACCTGTTATGCACGCGCGGATTCATCGCGCCCACCCTGGTGGGCGGCCTGGCCCAGGCATGCATGTTCGCCTTCATCACCGGCTCGCCCTTAGTGTTCATCGGTCTGTACGGCGTCGGCGAACAAGCCTACGGCGGGCTGTTCGCCGCCATCGCCGCCGGCCTGATCCTCGCGGCCCAGGGCAACCGCATCGCCTTGAAACACTGGAGTCCCGCCGCCCTGCTCGGCGCCGCGCTGGCGCTAAACGCCGTGTCCGGAGCGGTGCTGGTCGCCATCGCCGGCCACAACAGCCTGACCGCCCTGCTCGCTCCGCTCTGGTTTTCCATTGCCTCGCTCGGCTTCATCGGCGCAAATGCCACGACGATCGCCATGGCCGCAAGCGGGCCGTATCTCGGCAGTGCCTCGGCGCTAATCGGCGTCGTGCAATTCGGCTGCGCCTTCCTCGTCAGCAGCCTGGTCGCCGGTCATCAGAACGGCACGGCCTACCCCATGAGTCTCGCCATCGCAGGATCGGGACTAAGCGCCGGCCTGGTGTGGCTGGCGTTTTGGCCCGGCCGGCCAAAACCAGTGCCGGAAGCAATGCCTGCCGGGAAAAAACGACGGCAAAGACAGGACAAACCCAGACAAGCAGCCCTCTGA
- a CDS encoding FAD-binding oxidoreductase, with product MKTLLPAALGNRLEITRRRFMGIGAALAGGALSERAFSASEALASTAAQAAQAPQAPPNAWKKLKRNLSGQLVRHGQFGYTRLSMPNNVRYRGIKPAGVAVCATAEDVATCLKWCQQENMPLAIRGGGHFYAGYSCTRGLLINLSSLNDASYDETSGRITIGGGTLNGAVYTALGGIGRSITHGRCTTVGAGGYLLGGGIGFEMRAHGIGSDKLVSTEIVTADGSILTANASDYSDLFWACRGGAGGNFGINTAFTLETFPIDRITVFDLTWMDASDELITAVIRALEAAPHGLGSKVYMEPYTSTKFGSPPEILLRIYGQFHGTEAELTEIIAPMTANTKAASETIESLPYWEGQYFLAEEGTPACYQSRSRFVNGSLPEAFIEEIRLWMSRWESSQGGAYLSLFQTGGAVNEYPSDASAFVHRDSQWLFDLGIGWDRTQSPQSKHRAHRWQNGFHAALTPIAGGGAFQNFPDPSLKDWEDAYYGSNLSRLRRVKTKYDPNDLFRFPQSIRP from the coding sequence ATGAAAACCTTACTACCAGCTGCCCTGGGCAATCGCCTAGAAATCACTAGACGCCGCTTCATGGGGATCGGCGCGGCGCTTGCCGGTGGTGCCCTATCGGAACGCGCATTTTCGGCTTCGGAGGCTCTTGCTTCTACAGCGGCACAGGCGGCACAGGCGCCACAAGCGCCCCCAAATGCTTGGAAGAAACTGAAGAGAAATCTAAGCGGACAACTCGTCCGTCACGGACAATTTGGGTATACCCGCCTGTCAATGCCGAACAATGTCCGCTACCGTGGAATCAAACCCGCAGGTGTCGCGGTGTGCGCAACTGCGGAAGATGTCGCCACCTGCCTGAAATGGTGCCAGCAGGAAAACATGCCTTTGGCCATCCGTGGCGGCGGACATTTCTATGCCGGTTATTCCTGTACCCGCGGACTCTTGATTAATCTCTCGTCGCTCAACGACGCAAGCTACGATGAAACCAGCGGACGCATCACTATCGGGGGAGGTACCCTCAACGGTGCGGTTTATACCGCATTGGGAGGCATAGGCCGCTCTATTACGCATGGCCGGTGCACGACAGTTGGCGCGGGAGGCTATCTGCTGGGGGGCGGCATAGGTTTCGAAATGCGCGCCCACGGCATAGGCAGCGACAAACTCGTATCCACCGAGATCGTGACGGCAGACGGTTCGATACTGACGGCGAACGCATCGGATTATTCAGATCTATTCTGGGCCTGCCGCGGTGGGGCCGGCGGCAATTTCGGAATCAATACCGCGTTCACCCTGGAAACCTTTCCGATCGATCGGATCACGGTATTCGATCTGACCTGGATGGACGCATCCGACGAACTGATTACCGCCGTGATACGTGCTTTAGAGGCGGCGCCGCACGGACTGGGTTCCAAAGTTTATATGGAACCCTACACGAGCACGAAATTCGGCTCGCCACCGGAGATTCTATTGAGGATCTACGGTCAGTTCCACGGAACTGAAGCGGAGCTTACGGAGATCATCGCGCCTATGACGGCAAATACCAAGGCCGCTTCGGAAACGATCGAATCCCTACCTTACTGGGAAGGGCAATATTTCCTGGCCGAGGAGGGAACTCCCGCGTGCTATCAATCGCGCTCACGGTTCGTCAACGGCAGCCTGCCTGAAGCCTTTATTGAAGAAATCCGCCTGTGGATGAGCCGCTGGGAGAGTTCCCAGGGCGGTGCCTATCTATCCTTGTTTCAGACCGGCGGCGCCGTCAACGAGTATCCTTCCGACGCCAGTGCCTTCGTCCACCGAGACAGCCAGTGGCTGTTCGACCTGGGGATCGGCTGGGATCGAACCCAATCGCCGCAATCCAAGCACCGCGCCCACCGTTGGCAGAATGGATTCCATGCCGCGCTCACCCCTATTGCCGGTGGCGGCGCTTTCCAAAATTTCCCCGATCCGTCGTTGAAGGATTGGGAAGACGCCTATTACGGCAGCAACCTGTCCCGTCTAAGGAGGGTCAAGACGAAATACGATCCAAACGACTTATTCCGGTTCCCCCAATCGATACGACCCTGA
- a CDS encoding multicopper oxidase family protein yields the protein MMKLTKYVVSGLAAASAALADTPTASPTPAPSLVFQDATGLGSGQPLIEIPVIRSRNGRLRASVDMVSAGVEMNPIRYGDVDLYSSNAPYPNPSQPDGEQPFTMANAYRIDAYGKHYPAMFPGPMLQLKVGEALELSLRNSLAGNIGHASDSLFQTNFHAHGFEGSPLSMSDNVYQSVNDPGTDAAPQHMWAHLTVPGKQYPGLDWYHVHLHGQTTSQVYGGLAGLLMLGDALDAWPRYKADGAQPLKQLFLTLTEINIQKVDTTGKVYTPAGVNRLLEYGPDTPGTGNASPIMNWQKRVNGQLNPTIRIRPGETQVWNLAAAGSTGTFSLAVTDANLQNPWNATVLMLDGNGYNVKPLKLALSADPERMQDSDSNTLLMAGNRLTLALTAPTSPGTYYLTDGRDGTGNVKNDNYYVLATIEVSGRPVISPPPVFPPRGTDYTLFDTPADVKRRFEFALKPDQSPKVYLINGQPFGEADMPQLQVGTVEEWTLVNVTSVNKDGTRNVADHPFHIHQGNFVVTAINGQPIDPRTQSTTNSLNYVSERDTINIPPGQNLTIKFKVSDNPGKYVFHCHILRHEDSGMMSPVLAFGPAEGLRNAFGPTLPGQTGPANVIDGTGQIVAQRFPFGRRFDGGIAASATLGAARFYSSYALGQASGGSKVAVFSGQKEKLVGRFTAFAGDRDRKNQGVSVALGDISGDGSPEVVVGSRAGGTPEIRIFSAKGKLLHRYSGFLAGEFPHGINVASGDVDTDNFDDVIVGAGAGHAPEVVALSGRDIANHLPNPRVLFGFTAGGGDTAGARVAVGYVAPATRPSYLANLATTPETGDAAGTVEVWNVYGLMSGSAHGGMVMESESFPASLQRMAAYQPFAGQTTPLQLSTGYLGLPGTPQVFAWSQSGQVAATALDGDNKPSTNILNWR from the coding sequence ATGATGAAGTTAACGAAATACGTCGTATCCGGCCTTGCGGCGGCCAGCGCCGCCCTGGCCGACACGCCAACCGCAAGCCCGACGCCAGCTCCCAGTCTGGTCTTCCAGGATGCCACCGGGCTGGGCAGCGGCCAACCCCTGATCGAGATTCCGGTCATCCGCAGCCGCAACGGACGCCTGCGCGCCTCGGTGGACATGGTCTCTGCGGGGGTCGAGATGAACCCGATCCGCTACGGCGACGTCGATCTCTACAGTTCCAATGCGCCGTACCCCAATCCCTCCCAGCCGGACGGAGAACAGCCGTTCACCATGGCCAACGCCTATCGGATCGATGCCTACGGCAAGCATTACCCCGCGATGTTTCCGGGGCCGATGCTGCAGCTCAAGGTCGGCGAAGCCCTGGAGCTGAGCCTGCGCAACTCGCTCGCCGGCAACATCGGCCATGCCTCGGATTCGCTGTTCCAGACCAACTTCCACGCCCACGGCTTCGAGGGCAGTCCGCTGTCGATGAGCGACAACGTCTACCAGTCGGTCAACGACCCCGGCACGGACGCCGCGCCGCAGCACATGTGGGCGCATCTGACCGTCCCCGGCAAGCAGTACCCCGGGCTGGACTGGTATCACGTCCATCTGCACGGCCAGACTACCTCTCAGGTCTACGGCGGCCTCGCCGGCCTGCTGATGCTCGGCGACGCCCTCGATGCCTGGCCGCGCTATAAAGCCGACGGCGCCCAGCCGCTTAAACAACTTTTTCTCACCCTGACTGAAATCAACATCCAGAAGGTCGATACCACAGGGAAAGTTTACACGCCTGCAGGCGTCAATCGTCTGCTGGAATACGGCCCGGATACACCAGGCACGGGCAATGCCAGTCCGATAATGAACTGGCAGAAGCGGGTCAACGGCCAGCTCAATCCGACCATCCGCATCCGGCCTGGTGAAACCCAGGTCTGGAATCTCGCAGCTGCCGGATCGACCGGAACATTCAGCTTGGCGGTGACGGACGCCAATCTACAGAATCCCTGGAACGCCACTGTACTGATGCTGGACGGCAACGGCTACAACGTGAAGCCATTGAAATTGGCGTTATCAGCGGACCCGGAGCGCATGCAAGACAGCGACTCGAACACGCTATTGATGGCCGGTAACCGCTTGACCCTGGCCCTCACCGCCCCCACAAGCCCCGGCACCTATTATCTGACCGACGGGCGGGATGGCACCGGCAACGTGAAAAACGATAACTACTACGTGCTGGCGACCATAGAAGTGAGCGGCCGGCCGGTGATCTCGCCGCCCCCGGTGTTTCCGCCCCGCGGCACCGATTACACCCTGTTCGATACCCCCGCCGACGTGAAACGTCGCTTCGAGTTTGCACTAAAGCCCGATCAGAGCCCCAAAGTCTATCTAATCAATGGTCAACCCTTCGGCGAGGCAGATATGCCGCAGCTCCAGGTCGGCACGGTCGAGGAATGGACGCTGGTCAATGTCACCAGCGTCAACAAGGACGGGACGAGAAACGTGGCCGATCATCCCTTCCACATCCACCAAGGCAATTTCGTCGTCACAGCCATAAACGGCCAGCCCATCGACCCGAGAACCCAATCGACGACCAACTCTCTCAATTACGTTTCGGAGCGGGATACGATCAATATTCCCCCTGGACAAAACCTGACCATCAAGTTCAAGGTATCGGACAACCCCGGCAAATACGTATTCCACTGTCACATCCTCCGACACGAGGACAGTGGCATGATGTCGCCGGTGCTGGCCTTCGGCCCCGCCGAAGGGCTGCGCAACGCCTTCGGCCCGACGCTGCCTGGCCAAACCGGCCCCGCCAACGTCATCGACGGCACCGGCCAGATCGTCGCGCAACGCTTTCCCTTCGGCCGCCGCTTCGACGGCGGCATCGCCGCCAGCGCCACCCTGGGCGCCGCCCGCTTCTATTCGAGCTACGCCCTGGGCCAGGCCAGCGGCGGCAGTAAAGTGGCCGTGTTCTCCGGGCAGAAGGAAAAGCTCGTCGGACGCTTCACGGCCTTCGCCGGCGACCGCGACCGTAAAAACCAGGGCGTCTCCGTCGCCCTGGGCGACATCTCCGGCGACGGCTCCCCCGAGGTCGTCGTCGGCTCCCGCGCCGGCGGCACACCGGAAATCCGCATCTTCTCGGCCAAAGGCAAGCTGCTGCACCGCTACAGCGGCTTCCTGGCCGGCGAATTCCCTCATGGCATCAACGTCGCCTCCGGCGATGTGGACACGGACAACTTCGACGACGTGATCGTCGGCGCCGGCGCAGGCCACGCGCCGGAGGTCGTCGCCCTGAGCGGACGCGACATCGCCAACCATCTGCCCAACCCGCGCGTCCTGTTCGGCTTCACCGCCGGCGGCGGCGATACGGCCGGGGCGCGGGTCGCCGTCGGCTATGTGGCGCCGGCCACCCGTCCCAGCTATCTCGCCAACTTGGCCACCACCCCGGAAACCGGCGACGCCGCCGGCACGGTCGAGGTCTGGAACGTCTACGGCCTCATGTCCGGCTCGGCCCATGGCGGCATGGTGATGGAGAGCGAGAGCTTCCCGGCCAGCCTGCAGCGGATGGCGGCCTACCAGCCCTTCGCCGGCCAGACCACGCCGCTGCAACTGAGCACGGGTTATCTGGGACTGCCCGGCACGCCTCAGGTCTTCGCCTGGTCGCAATCCGGACAGGTGGCCGCCACTGCGTTGGACGGCGATAACAAACCGAGTACAAATATTTTGAATTGGCGATGA
- a CDS encoding InlB B-repeat-containing protein: protein MENATSCRPRHLIGLLLLGLWGIPALAAPGIEIPADLESAIGQSLSAYDIRQKLTAQTNEGGSDAQKSAAFGFRIALSADGNTALVAAAGAEVAGLPSAGAAYVYTRTSTGWTIQQKLTAQNGDGSDDAQKDALFGGSVALSGDGQTALIGAYSVSVSGQADVGAAYVYRRNGSLWQIQQKITAQKADGTSDAWQDANFGSAVALSADGHTAAIGARQALGEGALNHSYTGAVYVYRSTDTGWQIRQKVMAQNTDGTSDATPGAQFGAAVALAPDGTTLLAGADAAQYEAGATYVYTATDAGWAIQQKLTAQTTRGKDDSEPGARFGGGLAISNDGGTALISAFQASVAGLQHAGTAYVYQRKGSRWTIQQKLIAQTRNGKSDAAAEAWFGACALTADGNTALIGAPYADADGLAHAGAAYLYRREGKRWSIQQKLTAQTESGASDAEANAHFGKTVLSANGGTAFIGAYDATVSGLANAGAVYAYDSAYRLTVTANGGTVTSLPVGIDCGAICEAGFAKGTAVTLTAVPAEGYHFKGWSGGGCSGKKPCTVKLNRSKTVTAKFVQAGG, encoded by the coding sequence ATGGAAAACGCTACTTCGTGCCGGCCCCGGCACCTCATCGGGCTGCTTCTGCTGGGGCTCTGGGGGATACCCGCTCTGGCCGCGCCGGGCATCGAAATACCGGCAGACCTGGAGAGCGCGATCGGCCAAAGCCTGAGCGCCTACGATATCCGGCAGAAACTCACGGCCCAAACCAACGAAGGCGGCAGCGATGCGCAGAAGTCCGCCGCGTTCGGTTTCCGCATCGCGCTTTCGGCGGACGGCAACACGGCACTGGTTGCCGCAGCCGGGGCCGAGGTCGCCGGCCTGCCATCAGCCGGAGCCGCATACGTCTACACCCGCACGAGTACCGGCTGGACCATCCAGCAGAAGCTGACGGCGCAGAACGGCGACGGCAGCGACGATGCGCAGAAGGATGCGCTCTTCGGCGGTTCGGTCGCTTTGTCGGGAGATGGCCAAACCGCTCTGATCGGAGCCTACAGCGTTTCGGTTTCCGGCCAAGCCGACGTCGGTGCCGCCTATGTGTACCGCCGCAACGGCTCGCTCTGGCAGATTCAGCAGAAAATCACCGCCCAGAAAGCCGACGGCACATCCGACGCTTGGCAGGATGCCAACTTCGGCTCGGCGGTCGCCTTGAGCGCGGACGGCCATACCGCCGCCATCGGCGCCCGCCAGGCCCTGGGCGAAGGCGCGCTCAACCATTCGTATACCGGCGCGGTTTACGTCTATCGGAGCACCGATACGGGCTGGCAGATCCGGCAGAAAGTGATGGCGCAGAACACCGACGGCACCAGCGATGCCACGCCCGGCGCGCAGTTCGGCGCTGCCGTCGCGCTGGCCCCCGACGGCACTACTTTGCTGGCGGGCGCCGACGCTGCCCAATACGAAGCCGGCGCCACCTATGTCTACACCGCCACCGACGCCGGCTGGGCCATTCAGCAGAAGCTGACCGCACAGACCACCCGCGGCAAGGACGACAGCGAGCCGGGCGCCCGTTTCGGCGGCGGATTGGCGATATCGAACGACGGCGGGACGGCCTTGATCTCCGCCTTCCAGGCGAGCGTTGCCGGATTGCAGCACGCCGGTACCGCCTACGTCTATCAGCGCAAGGGCTCCCGATGGACGATCCAGCAGAAGCTGATTGCCCAGACCCGCAACGGCAAGAGCGATGCGGCTGCGGAGGCCTGGTTCGGCGCCTGTGCATTGACGGCCGATGGCAATACGGCGCTGATCGGCGCCCCCTACGCCGATGCGGACGGGCTGGCCCATGCCGGAGCCGCCTACCTCTATCGCCGCGAAGGCAAGCGCTGGAGCATCCAGCAGAAGCTCACGGCGCAGACGGAATCCGGAGCGAGCGACGCCGAGGCCAACGCCCATTTCGGCAAAACCGTCCTGTCCGCAAACGGCGGTACCGCCTTCATCGGCGCTTACGATGCAACGGTCTCCGGGTTGGCTAACGCCGGCGCAGTCTACGCCTACGACTCCGCCTACCGGCTGACCGTGACCGCCAACGGCGGTACCGTAACGAGCCTGCCGGTGGGTATCGACTGCGGAGCCATCTGCGAAGCCGGTTTCGCCAAAGGCACCGCCGTCACCCTGACTGCGGTCCCCGCCGAAGGCTACCACTTCAAGGGCTGGAGCGGCGGCGGCTGCTCCGGCAAGAAACCCTGCACGGTGAAGCTGAACCGGTCCAAGACTGTCACAGCCAAGTTCGTGCAGGCCGGAGGATGA
- a CDS encoding YHYH protein, with product MHSKAHKLLAAMIAAAIWTPGTTRAETSPAVPAVHTTAGLKAAPWGKNLTITFGKDAYTLASDRVPNHARPAQYLLPKPGILVPESAAGLIAGDDPSRLQNYSFALPLHPKKNATATPTPLGPIGILVSGAALFNPYDHTIALQHNITVDGVSLVDACNGHATPAGFIPEGTYHHRGVPHCIADVLDKPGQHSKLIGVALDGFPIYGPLGKEGAKPAQLDGCNGHSEPTGEFPQGMSHYHLTEGSPYSIRCLAGRCAGHHRPA from the coding sequence ATGCATTCAAAAGCCCATAAACTCCTGGCCGCCATGATCGCCGCCGCAATCTGGACCCCAGGCACAACCCGCGCCGAAACATCGCCGGCCGTACCCGCTGTCCATACGACGGCAGGCCTAAAAGCCGCCCCATGGGGCAAGAACCTCACGATTACCTTCGGCAAGGACGCGTATACCCTGGCATCCGACAGGGTTCCCAACCACGCCCGCCCGGCCCAGTATCTGCTCCCGAAGCCCGGCATCCTGGTGCCTGAATCGGCGGCAGGCCTGATCGCGGGCGACGACCCGTCCCGGCTGCAAAATTATTCGTTTGCCCTGCCGCTTCACCCCAAGAAGAACGCCACCGCCACGCCGACCCCGCTCGGCCCTATCGGAATATTGGTGAGCGGTGCCGCGCTGTTCAATCCCTACGACCATACGATCGCCCTGCAGCACAACATCACGGTCGACGGCGTTTCGTTGGTGGACGCGTGCAACGGCCATGCAACCCCGGCGGGATTCATACCGGAGGGGACTTACCACCACCGTGGCGTGCCGCACTGCATCGCCGATGTCCTCGACAAGCCCGGCCAGCACTCGAAGCTCATCGGCGTCGCCCTGGACGGCTTTCCCATCTACGGCCCGCTCGGCAAAGAGGGAGCGAAACCCGCGCAGCTCGACGGCTGCAACGGGCACTCCGAGCCGACGGGCGAGTTTCCGCAAGGCATGTCCCACTATCACCTGACCGAAGGCTCCCCTTACAGCATCCGCTGCCTGGCCGGGAGATGCGCCGGCCATCACCGGCCAGCCTGA
- a CDS encoding bestrophin-like domain: MPLDIGYYLPGSLAIAAFVLCAMGGLMAVRRFSNLDRLRLHHDVAGNMFAVGGTLYAVILGLVVVDAIGTFETARTTVEKEADAIANVVLLAERLPADKSAAIKSLCERYILEAVDGEWPLMNQGKVDEKAQNLVVQLLREVSDFEPVTENQKIISPLLIQRSLDLMDQRRARIGISLNGLPSVEWLVLCVGAIVTIVLTYFFHLESYRTQLAMTALIALLIALNLYLVLLFAAPFTGDLTVSAGVFGYVLSAMRAS; the protein is encoded by the coding sequence GTGCCTTTAGATATTGGCTATTACCTGCCCGGCTCCCTAGCAATCGCGGCATTCGTACTCTGCGCCATGGGTGGACTCATGGCGGTCCGCCGGTTCTCCAACCTCGACCGGCTGAGGCTGCACCATGATGTGGCGGGGAATATGTTCGCCGTGGGCGGAACTCTCTATGCGGTAATTTTGGGTTTGGTGGTCGTGGATGCCATAGGGACATTTGAGACCGCCCGTACCACGGTAGAGAAAGAGGCCGATGCGATAGCCAACGTTGTCTTGCTCGCCGAGCGATTGCCGGCGGATAAATCCGCCGCGATCAAATCGCTCTGCGAGCGTTATATCCTGGAAGCAGTCGATGGGGAGTGGCCGCTGATGAATCAAGGCAAGGTTGACGAGAAAGCGCAGAACCTCGTTGTGCAGCTGCTACGGGAGGTCTCTGACTTCGAACCCGTAACCGAGAACCAGAAAATCATCTCTCCGCTCTTAATTCAGCGATCTCTTGATTTAATGGATCAACGGCGTGCACGAATTGGCATATCTCTCAATGGATTGCCCTCTGTCGAGTGGCTGGTCCTCTGTGTGGGAGCCATCGTCACTATCGTCTTGACCTATTTTTTCCACCTCGAAAGCTATCGGACTCAGCTAGCCATGACGGCCCTGATCGCTCTCCTGATCGCCCTCAACCTCTATCTTGTGTTGCTATTTGCCGCACCCTTCACTGGAGACCTTACCGTGAGTGCAGGCGTCTTCGGATATGTGCTGAGCGCTATGAGGGCTTCATAA
- the dnaX gene encoding DNA polymerase III subunit gamma/tau: MLYQALARKWRPHNFTEVVGQEHVVKALTHALEAGRMHHAYLFTGTRGVGKTTLARILAKALNCEHLQGANPCGHCLICREVDEGRFIDLIEVDAASRTKVEDTRELLDNVQYAPNQGRYKVYLIDEVHMLSGHSFNALLKTLEEPPPHVKFLLATTDPQKIPVTVLSRCLQFNLKRLTPEQIRAQMAQILAAENLEFEPGAAKALARAAQGSMRDGLSLLDQAIAHCGGRLTDTGVSAMLGTVSREPVYGLLEALADARADDLLRMSATLAEFSPDYQDVVQQLLAILHQVAIAQFAPDAVRRDDEAERVQELARRLAPEDTQLYYQIALQGQKDLQLAPDPRDGFEMLLLRMLAFRPHSAEAAPRIVPTAAAPAMRAPSDTGIREPHRAREVTRQAPPPAAAEASSSEASLGTTSDAQNWPRMIEAMNLAGMTRQLASHCVLRTLTEHACELALDPRQAQIHTPTVTSNLETALQKLLGRPIKLIIRSESLQEETPAAADQRAQVERQHEAELEIENDATVHALKDMFGAQIVAGSTRPLDSHENPR, encoded by the coding sequence ATGCTCTACCAGGCACTTGCGCGTAAGTGGCGACCCCACAATTTCACTGAAGTCGTCGGCCAGGAGCACGTCGTCAAGGCGCTGACGCATGCGCTGGAAGCCGGTCGTATGCACCATGCCTATTTGTTCACCGGCACCCGCGGCGTCGGCAAGACCACGCTGGCCCGGATTCTGGCCAAGGCGCTCAACTGCGAACACCTCCAGGGGGCGAACCCCTGCGGCCACTGCCTGATTTGCCGGGAAGTGGACGAGGGCCGCTTCATCGACCTGATCGAAGTCGACGCCGCCTCCCGCACCAAGGTCGAGGACACCCGCGAACTACTGGACAACGTCCAGTACGCCCCCAACCAGGGACGCTACAAGGTCTACCTGATCGATGAAGTCCACATGCTGTCCGGGCACAGCTTCAACGCCCTGCTGAAGACCCTGGAGGAACCGCCGCCGCACGTGAAATTCCTGCTGGCGACCACCGACCCGCAGAAGATCCCGGTCACCGTGCTGTCGCGCTGCCTGCAGTTCAACCTCAAACGGCTGACTCCGGAGCAAATCCGCGCCCAGATGGCTCAGATCCTCGCGGCGGAGAATCTGGAGTTCGAGCCCGGCGCCGCCAAGGCCCTGGCCCGCGCCGCCCAGGGCAGCATGCGCGACGGACTCAGCCTGCTGGATCAGGCCATCGCCCACTGCGGCGGCCGGCTCACCGACACCGGCGTCAGCGCCATGCTCGGCACCGTGTCGCGGGAGCCGGTTTACGGCCTGCTCGAGGCGCTGGCCGATGCCCGCGCAGATGACCTGCTCAGGATGTCCGCGACGCTCGCCGAATTCTCTCCGGACTACCAGGACGTGGTCCAGCAACTGCTGGCGATCCTCCATCAGGTCGCGATCGCCCAGTTTGCGCCGGATGCCGTCCGCCGCGACGACGAGGCCGAGCGTGTCCAGGAACTCGCGCGCCGTCTCGCGCCGGAGGATACCCAGCTCTACTACCAGATCGCGCTGCAGGGGCAAAAGGATCTGCAACTGGCCCCCGACCCGCGCGACGGCTTCGAGATGCTTCTGCTGCGGATGCTGGCCTTCCGGCCGCACTCCGCCGAAGCCGCGCCGAGGATCGTCCCGACCGCGGCCGCCCCGGCGATGCGAGCACCATCTGATACCGGCATTCGGGAGCCGCACCGCGCTCGGGAAGTCACCCGGCAGGCTCCGCCCCCGGCCGCTGCCGAAGCTTCCTCGTCCGAGGCAAGCCTTGGGACGACAAGCGACGCGCAGAACTGGCCACGGATGATCGAGGCCATGAACCTCGCTGGCATGACCCGCCAGCTCGCCAGCCATTGCGTGCTGAGGACGCTGACCGAACATGCCTGCGAGTTGGCGCTGGACCCCAGGCAGGCCCAAATCCACACGCCAACGGTGACAAGCAATCTCGAGACTGCCTTGCAAAAGCTCCTCGGCCGCCCCATCAAGCTGATAATCCGCAGTGAATCCTTGCAGGAAGAAACGCCGGCCGCCGCCGATCAGCGCGCGCAGGTCGAAAGACAGCACGAAGCCGAACTCGAAATCGAAAACGATGCGACCGTCCACGCTCTGAAGGACATGTTCGGCGCACAGATCGTGGCCGGGTCGACCCGGCCACTGGATAGCCACGAAAACCCGAGGTAA
- a CDS encoding YbaB/EbfC family nucleoid-associated protein: MKNPLANLMQQAQRFQESFQKTQEEIAATEIQAESGGGLVKIRMNGKREVLKVEIDPSLLQEEREVLEDLIAAAFNDGVRRVAKLKQEKMAGLTGSLGIPPGFNMPF; encoded by the coding sequence ATGAAAAACCCGTTGGCCAACCTGATGCAGCAGGCACAGCGCTTCCAAGAGAGCTTTCAGAAGACCCAGGAAGAGATAGCGGCGACCGAAATCCAGGCCGAATCCGGCGGCGGCTTGGTGAAAATCCGCATGAACGGCAAGCGCGAAGTGCTGAAGGTGGAAATCGATCCCAGCCTGCTACAGGAGGAACGTGAGGTGCTGGAAGATCTGATCGCCGCGGCCTTCAACGACGGCGTGCGCCGGGTGGCCAAGCTCAAGCAGGAGAAGATGGCCGGACTGACGGGAAGCCTCGGCATCCCGCCCGGCTTCAACATGCCGTTCTAG